CAGGCTCCCCCGCCGTGCACGGCCTCGCGGGCGAGCACGGCGAGCGCCGCCGGCACGTCGCCGGGCGACGGCTCGTGGGCCTGGGACGCGGTCTGTGCGAGGTCCATCCGGCGAGCGTACGCGGCTCATGGGAAGGGGCGGTAAGGGCGTCGGGCGCAGGCGGGAAGCGCGGGAAGGTTGTCGGGGCCGGTACGGGGGGGGCGTACGCGGACCACGAGGGCGCGGGGGCCGGTACGGGGGCGGGCGCGCGGAACACGAGGGCGCGGGGAAGGGACGGTACGGGGGCGGGCGCGCGGAACACGAGGGCGCGGGGGCCGGCGTCGGGGTGGGCGCGCGGAGGGGCCGGTCGGCTCCCCGGCCGACCGGCCCCTGCGCTGTCGTCCGCCGCACCCCCGTCCCCACGGGGCTGTCGGCCGATGTCCCCGACCCGGGCCGCTCTCCCGGGTCCGGGGCGCCGCTCAGCGCCCCAGCATCACGCCCACGGACGACGCCTGTGTGACCACCGCGTCCCAGCCGCCGAAGACGACCGCGAGCAGGGCCGCGAGAGGGAGGACCATGGCGGTGGCGACCAGGGGGTGACGGCGTCCCGCGGGGCGGGGGGTCGACCGGTGTGCCGTGAAGGCCATGGTCCTCTCCTGTCGGTCTCTGTAGGGATGTTCCCGTGTGGTTCCGGTGCGGTGGGCGCGTGTTCCTCGGGGGACGAGAGTCGCGCCCACCGCATGACCTCAACACTAGGGAGCGGAAGGCGCCCGGGCGTCATGCCCGCGTACCGGCTTTCGGGCCTACGGGAGGATGACACCACTCCTCCCGGAGTACTCCCCTGGGTGGAGACGGGGCACGGGGGGTCGGGGTCATCCCGGAAGGGACACGCCCCCGCCCCCGGGAGGAGGGGTGGGGTGACATGGGTCACGTCCGCCGGGGAGCCTGGCGGGGAGGCGGGCGCGGGGCGGGCACGCCGGCGCGGGCGGGGCCGCGGGAGTTGTCGGACGGCCCGGTCAAGTGGGTTGTGCGGGAAGGGGTGTTGAAGAGGAGGTTCGGTGGGGGCCGGGGCCTCCTTCCCCCTCAGCACTGACAATCGATGCCGGTGGGAGGGCGCGGCCTATGAGCGCGCGGGGGCGGCACTACGTAAGCTGTGCCACGTCGAACGGACGAGGGGACGGACATGGCGATGATGCGGCTCCGGCGCGAGGACCCGCGGATCGTCGGGGCGTTCCGGCTCCACCGCAGGCTGGGCGCCGGAGGGATGGGGGTCGTGTACCTCGGCTCCGACCGGCGCGGTCAGCGGGTGGCCCTGAAGGTGATCCGGCCCGATCTGGCCGAGGACCAGGAGTTCCGGTCGCGGTTCGCCCGCGAGGTGTCGGCGGCCCGGCGGATCCGGGGCGGCTGCACCGCCCGGCTGGTCGCCGCCGACCTCGACGCCGAACGGCCCTGGTTCGCCACCCAGTACGTGCCCGGCCCCTCGCTGCACGACCGGGTCGCCGAGGAGGGTCCGCTGCGGGCCGCCGACGTGGCGTCGATCGGCGCCGCGCTCTCCGAGGGCCTGGTCGCCGTCCACGAGGCCGGGGTCGTCCACCGCGACCTGAAGCCGTCGAACATCCTGCTCTCCCCCAAGGGCCCCCGCATCATCGACTTCGGGATCGCCTGGGCCACCGGGGCCAGCACCCTCACCCACGTCGGCACCGCGGTCGGCTCCCCCGGGTTCCTCGCGCCCGAGCAGGTGCGGGGCGCCGCCGTGACGCCGGCGACGGACGTCTTCTCGCTCGGCGCCACCCTCGCGTACGCCTCGATGGGCGACTCCCCCTTCGGGCACGGCAGTTCCGAGGTCATGCTCTACCGCGTGGTGCACGAGGAGGCGCAGCTCCAGGGCGTGCCCGACGCGCTCGCGCCGCTGATCCGGGCCTGTCTGGCGAAGGACCCGGAGGACCGGCCCAGCACGCTCCAGCTGTCGATGCGGCTCAAGGAGATCGCCGCCCGCGAGGCGCAGGGGCTGCCGGCCGCCCGGCCGCCGGCCCCGCGCGAGCGGGTGGAGGAGCGCGGCACGCTGCGGCCGACCGAGCGGTACACGGAGCGGGACACCCGGGGCCGCGAGCCGGAGCGCGCGGCCGCCCGGGGGCGCGGGCCCGCGCCGTCCTCGCGGCCCTCGGCGCCCTCCCGTACCGGCGGCGGCTCGCGGGGGCCGCAGTCGCGGCCCGGGGCCCGGCAGGGGAACCGGACGACGTCCACCGGCCGCCGCCCGGCCAATCCGCGGCTGCTGCGCCAGCGGCTGGTCGTCTTCGTGGTGGTGACGCTGCTGGTGGCCCTGGGCATCGCCGCCGCCCAGGCCCTCCAGGGCTGATCCGCGGCGGGCTACGCCTCGGGGCGGCCCGCCGTCACCGCGTAGAAGGCGACGGCCGCGGCCGCGCCCACGTTGAGCGAGTCGACGCCGTGGGCCATCGGGATGCGCACCCACTCGTCGGCGGCGCGCAGCGCCTGGGTGGAGAGGCCGTCGCCCTCCGCGCCGAGCATCAGG
The Streptomyces roseofulvus genome window above contains:
- a CDS encoding serine/threonine-protein kinase; translation: MAMMRLRREDPRIVGAFRLHRRLGAGGMGVVYLGSDRRGQRVALKVIRPDLAEDQEFRSRFAREVSAARRIRGGCTARLVAADLDAERPWFATQYVPGPSLHDRVAEEGPLRAADVASIGAALSEGLVAVHEAGVVHRDLKPSNILLSPKGPRIIDFGIAWATGASTLTHVGTAVGSPGFLAPEQVRGAAVTPATDVFSLGATLAYASMGDSPFGHGSSEVMLYRVVHEEAQLQGVPDALAPLIRACLAKDPEDRPSTLQLSMRLKEIAAREAQGLPAARPPAPRERVEERGTLRPTERYTERDTRGREPERAAARGRGPAPSSRPSAPSRTGGGSRGPQSRPGARQGNRTTSTGRRPANPRLLRQRLVVFVVVTLLVALGIAAAQALQG